Proteins co-encoded in one Armatimonadia bacterium genomic window:
- a CDS encoding GTP-binding protein: MARQKFERTKPHVNIGTIGHVDHGKTTLTAAITMCL; encoded by the coding sequence ATGGCTAGGCAGAAATTCGAGCGGACAAAGCCACACGTGAATATCGGCACGATCGGTCACGTGGATCACGGGAAGACGACGCTGACGGCGGCCATCACGATGTGCTTG